In Parcubacteria group bacterium ADurb.Bin159, a single genomic region encodes these proteins:
- the glfT1 gene encoding Galactofuranosyl transferase GlfT1: protein MKNKEKIAANVVTYNRKDLLRECLNSLLAQTRKPDSIIIVDNNSTDGTKEMVEKEFLKNPIFDYVRLNENTGSAGGQYTGIKRAYEKGFDWVWCMDDDVVAKKTALEELIKLKDVIYKADKKKVGFICSRVISEHGKEMNVPTIDKKAVFGEYPVWGKFLEIGAIKVSQATFVSIMFSKDAIKDLGLPLKKMFIWGDDTEYTLRISKKYHCYLCGKSLVIHKRKLEKPLSIFAENDINRLKNFYFSYRNSLYISKKYDQWPQVLFNYFRVFFHMIKIISKPGVNKTIKMKMIYRGAKDSITQNLEN from the coding sequence ATGAAAAATAAAGAAAAAATCGCCGCTAATGTGGTTACTTACAACAGAAAAGATCTTTTAAGAGAATGTTTAAATTCTCTTTTAGCGCAGACAAGAAAACCGGACTCAATCATCATCGTTGATAATAATTCAACTGATGGAACAAAAGAAATGGTAGAAAAAGAGTTTTTAAAGAACCCCATTTTTGATTATGTGAGACTAAACGAGAACACCGGTAGCGCGGGAGGCCAATATACCGGCATCAAAAGAGCCTACGAAAAAGGTTTTGATTGGGTTTGGTGTATGGATGATGATGTCGTAGCTAAAAAAACAGCCCTGGAGGAGTTAATTAAACTTAAAGACGTGATATATAAAGCTGACAAAAAAAAAGTTGGCTTTATTTGCAGTAGAGTAATAAGCGAGCATGGAAAAGAAATGAATGTGCCCACGATAGATAAAAAAGCTGTTTTTGGAGAATATCCTGTATGGGGTAAATTTCTTGAAATAGGGGCAATTAAGGTTTCTCAAGCTACATTTGTATCAATAATGTTTTCAAAAGATGCGATTAAAGATCTTGGTTTGCCCTTAAAAAAAATGTTTATTTGGGGAGATGACACCGAATACACCTTAAGAATCAGCAAAAAATATCATTGTTATCTTTGTGGTAAAAGTTTAGTCATACACAAAAGGAAGCTAGAAAAACCGCTAAGTATATTTGCGGAGAACGATATAAACAGACTAAAGAACTTTTATTTTTCTTATAGAAATAGTTTGTATATATCAAAGAAGTACGATCAATGGCCGCAAGTTTTATTTAATTATTTTAGAGTCTTTTTTCATATGATTAAGATTATTTCAAAGCCAGGAGTAAATAAAACTATTAAGATGAAAATGATTTATAGAGGGGCCAAAGATTCTATAACGCAAAA